The genomic window ACCTCTCCTAGCTTGTGTGACTGCTTGACTCCAGTTGTTTAGGCTTTCTTTagctccgtcctctctctcctcacacactcGATCCAACGCGTGAGCAGTGAGAGATCACCATACCGCCCACATTCTCATTAGCGGCTCAGTTTCAGAGAGGGCAGTCAGACCACTAGGCTACGACGCGCGAACGAACTCTCCTGCATATTAAGTTGAAATGGCGGCAGTTCCACACAAATGATTGATACTAGAAGAAACACTCCAATCGACCAAATCCAATTACAGAGAATTGGAACTGAGAGGGCGCTTGGGCGTCTGGAGTCCATCAGTTCCACTATAATGGATACGCACGGGAACCAAAACGTGAGGCGACTCTCGGAATGAACTACACAAACTTGCAAGGACAAGTGGCCAACGTCAAACCTCATTATCAGGTAACTATAATTTAATAATTTGAAATAGTTAATAGCATTTACGTTAGGCTAACTGATAGGCCCCAACTGGCAGAGGACATAGGCTATTAATGAATAATGTGGCGTGGTTTGTCCAAACGTAATTGATGAagtcctcaccagtgtcatgcgTCTTGCTCCGCAGCCCAGCGCGCAATCCTTGCGGCTCATCATTCTGCTGATCCTAGTCATGGGGGTGGCCCCATCCCCAGCTCTAACAGCGGGATGCCCGGCACGATGCATATGCGATGACCAGCTGGTGGTCCAGTGCGCCGGGCAGCATCTCACCGCCTTCCCCACTGACCTACCGCTGGCCACTCGGCAGCTCATCATCTCTAACAATCGCATCGTGGAGCTGCCGCCGTTGCAGCTCAACTACCTGTCGGACTTGGTGTACTTGGACTGTAGCAACAATTCCCTGACGGAGATTTCAATGTCCACATTCGGGAACCTGGGGAAGCTTGCTTACCTGGACTTGTCCTTCAACACCTTAACGCGGATAGAGGACAGGACGTTCGGGCCGCTCTCCAGCCTCGTGATGCTGAGAATGACGGACAACCCCGGCCTGTCGGATATTCACCCGGACGCTTTCGCAAAGAACTCGGCGCTGCAGGTGCTGGACGTGAGCCGGAACAACCTGACTGTGCTCA from Oncorhynchus masou masou isolate Uvic2021 chromosome 3, UVic_Omas_1.1, whole genome shotgun sequence includes these protein-coding regions:
- the LOC135507839 gene encoding leucine-rich repeat-containing protein 52-like, with the translated sequence MNYTNLQGQVANVKPHYQPSAQSLRLIILLILVMGVAPSPALTAGCPARCICDDQLVVQCAGQHLTAFPTDLPLATRQLIISNNRIVELPPLQLNYLSDLVYLDCSNNSLTEISMSTFGNLGKLAYLDLSFNTLTRIEDRTFGPLSSLVMLRMTDNPGLSDIHPDAFAKNSALQVLDVSRNNLTVLNISSLIALPTLRSVGLSGNSWSCDCDNEDLCLWVHIEAFKFQDEGQTVCRGPPDLQGQRLGELGLQLRSQCHQGLGSWDYLFFLAIGFVIFAAGTVSAWAIGVVMVLYERYVKKKSEQMDPDDEIEQDAGPGTGGGGGHHANPRGNGDLKNTGHMVV